AGAGTGGTCCTTATCGCATTCAATAGCAATAATTTCAATATCTAATTCAACACTTATTTCTTGCACCAACTGCTTAAAGCGTTCTTCGACTTTTGTTTGAAGAAATATCTTTCGTCTGTACCTTGGGCAGAAAACAAAATGATAATTAATTAATGAGAGAGTAGTTTTGGTTCTTCTGTATTCTCCCATAGTTTAATTTTATCAGTTCGAATTATTTATCCTTATTACTGCTTCTAGCCTACGTAGTTCTAAAGATTTACTTCGTTCCTTTAAGATCATTTAATCCTCTCCTTTCTGACTACTGTACTATTCTATATCTTCCGCCCATCCCCTGCCTTTTCCCCATAAAAAAAATTGCCACCTAAGCAGCAAGTTTTACCCATTAATTATTAATATATTTCTCAAACACTTCACCATAATCCTTCACATGATATTGCTCTCGTACAGATGTCATCCAAGTAAAACCAAAGTCGGTTAGCTCACGATACGTTTCGGCTAACTTTGCATCATCCGTTCTGGAATTTTGTAGAACCGATACTGCTTTGTCCAAACTATCAGAAGCCATATCAATGTAGATATTATTTTCTTCCGTCATCTCAGAGATTTTCACTAAGGCTTTGTACAGATCCTTTAACTGTTCAATTTGATCTTTGCGGACATCGATATCAAAATTTTCGTTTCCAATTTGGAATTTAATTTCTACATCCATATCAATTTTTCCAGCGGTTTCAAGAAGTACATTTGCAATTTTATATTTCGAATAAGAATAGCGTTTCAGCGTTCTCTTAGAGGAGATCGCGCTCTCTCCGTCGACATGAATTAGCGCCACATTCGTAAAGCAATATTCATCTGCTTTTGTTTTTATAAGGAAATAAATCTTCTCATCGTCTTCATGCATTACATAATCATCAGCATCCGTTTTGTCAAAATCTTCTGGAGAAATAATCGTACCGATATCGGATAATCCTAATGCATCAGAAGCTAATTTCTTAAACATAAAATCCTCTCCTCTTCCTTTTGGACTTTCCCCCTAATTTTAACAATAATTAAAGCGAGTTTAAACGGATAAATAAAATTACTTCTGACATATAGGATGTTGCTTTTATCAATAGAATAAATTCCGCTAAAAGTATAGGTTCCGGGTTATCTTTTCGTCTAATTCTGAACCCATCTAACTCAGAATAGAATATTTCATCGAGAAATAGATTAAATAGATACAATGAATACGAAAAGAGCCAATATCGATGAGAAATGGAAGTAAAAAAACTTCTTTTGCATCAATAATTGTAGTACCTTTAGAGAAGCGAAATAATCGAATGCGAGGTATATTATGTGGAAAAATAAAAATGTGTGGATTTTATTGAGCGGTGAATTTATTGCTGGGCTTGGTTTATGGCTTGGTATTATTGGTAATTTAGAGTTTATGCAAGAAAAGGTACCTTCCGATTTTGTGAAATCTCTCATCCTTGCAGCAGGTTTGCTAGCTGGACTCGTTGTCGGACCGTTGGCAGGACGAATAACCGATCAAACGAAAAAGAAGACGGTTATGCTCGTGTCTGGGTTCACTCGATCAATTAGTGTGTTGTTTATGCTTGTTGCGATTGCAACGGATTCTGTGTTGTGGATGATTGTTTTCCTCGTAAGCATTCAGATTTCAGCCGCTTTCTATTTCCCTGCTCTCCAAGCGGCAATTCCGTTAATTGTGAAAGATAAAGATTTGTTGCAAATGAACGGGGTTCACATGAATGTTTCGACATTATCGCGAATCGCCGGTACAGCCATTGCTGGAATCTTTATCGTCATTATGTCACTTTCAATGTTATACACATTATCGCTTATCGCCTATTTAGGATTGTTTTTCTTAACTTGGTTCTTAACAATTGATGAGGAAAATACGGAGGAAGCGAAACAAACAAACCCCAACAATTCAAATGGATTTAAAGACGTCTTCCCCGTCATTAAAGGACTTCCAATTGTGTTTATGACGCTCGTAATGACCCTTATTCCACTTCTATTTATCGGTGGATTTAATTTAATGGTGATCAATATCAGTGAATTACAAGATAGCTCAGCAATTAAAGGATGGATTTACACAGCCGAAGGTATTGCGTTTATGACCGGAGCCTTTTTCGTTAAGCGAATTAGCCTGAGGCAATCTCCATACCGAATTCTATTTTTCTTTTCTTTTGTCATTGGGATATCTCAGCTCTTGCTCTATTTTGCTCAGATTCCGCTGATGTCTGTTGTAGCCTTCGTTATTTTTGGTTTTTCAGTTGGCTGTTTCTTTCCTACGGCCGCCACTATTTTTCAGACTCGAGTGCCAAAGGAGTTTCATGGACGATTTTTCTCCTTCCGAAACATGCTTGATCGTTTGATTTTCCAGGCGGTTTTGTTAGTGACAGGGTTGCTACTCGATCTTATCGGATTAAGGTTAATGGGTATTATCCTTGGATGTTTCTCCATTATCATGACCTCCTTTTTTTATTCAAGGTATCGATATTATCGTCAAAAACTACAAATCGAACAGACCAATTAGATCATTTGATTAAGCTATTTTCACAAAATTTGTGGCTTTTCGTATCATTTCGTCTATTTTTGATGGAAATCAACAGAGAAATGGAGAATTTATTCAAAAATTAGATGAAAGAGCCAAATAAAAAAACACACTTCAAGTGTGTTTTTTTGAATAGGAATGATAATTATTATCAATAATAATCTTCATAAGGATGCTGGTGAGGAAAAAGAGACAACCACGTCATTGGTTGCCCCGCTACTTTGTTACACGCTCGGTTCAAATGTTTTACAATCCGTTTCCTCACTATTCTTCGCTCTCTCACCCTTGTGACTTACGACAAAAATTTGGGAAGCACCACATTTTTTCCCCCCACGATTATGAACGCAATTCATCACTTCACATAATATTTCTTGAGCCATATTCTCTCACCTCCTTCCTTACTAGAATTCACCTTATGAAAGGCACTCATACCATCAAATTATGGAAGAATCAATTTCGGCTACGATTAATTCAAATAGGGGATATTCTTGTTGGTGCTGTTCACATTGAGACGTTTCACTTTTCTTGCTATAGGGTATAACAATGAAAAAAACGATAACTAAAGAGGACGATTTTCTTGGATGCATCTCAATTTCTTTTGCTCTTATTTATTGGCTATGCGGTCTTTACCATTGATATTAAAAAGAATTTCTTTCCTACACCTCCCATATTAGTCATCATTGGAATTGGATTATCTTTTGTCTCTTTTTTCTCAAGCCTAGAAATATCTCAAGAATTACTTTATGAAATTTTGCTCCCCGCGCTCTTATATACTTCTGCTTATCGTTATTCACTGGATGCGTTCAAATAAAATGCATGGATGATTGGATATTTGAGTAATTTAGGATTGATTTTGACAACACTGATTCTTGGTGCTGCCATTTTCGTTTTATCCTCTCCTTTCACTTCTCTCACTTTCATTGGTTCCTGGCTCATTGCTGTCATCTTAACGCCAACTGATCCTGTTTCCGTTGTTTTTATATTAAAAGAGTCTGGAAAAATCAGGACATTGCGGATATTGTAGAGGCAGAATCGCTTATTAATGATGGAACGAGTATCGTGCTTTTCACCATTCTCGTCTCGATGTATGTCAACGGCGAAACTTTTGCTATTTTTGCTTTTTTAAAGGATTTTTTCATCGTTTCATTTGGAGGGATTTTTATTGGGATTCTTTTTTGTTGAATTGTCATCATTATACTCATCATAAAGAATACCAGGTTATCCTTAGTATCGTTCTCGCGTATGGGAGTTTTTTTTATTGCTGAACATTTTGGTGTTTCTGGGGTGCTCGCCTCAGTCGGAGCAGGCATTATGCTGTCGTGGGAAATTAACCACAACATAAAAGAAGATCATTTCCGCGAAGCTTTAGATGGGTTTTGGGGAATTGTTGAGCCTTCTTTTGTCAATTGGTATTTCTACTCATTGGAATTGGAGCAGCTAACTATTTGTCGATCGAGTATAGTTGGTTGGTTTTTCTCATTGTGATGGTCTCCATTTTAGTCCGGCTTCTCATTGTTATTCTGACCACCAAGGTTTTACCTCAAGCAAGAAAACAGTTTAAGGCAGTCTCATGAAGAACGTCGGATTCAGTATGAAGTGTTTATTCACCCGTACAGTCAGCGTTTTGATATTATTATCAAAACTTCAGATGAATCAATATGTATAGAAAAAATACATTTGAATTTAACTGCAAATCACTATACGAATGTTTATCAAACAGGTCCAATATTACATATAGACCATATCGAGGTTTCACTTTAACATTATATTTCTTCACAATCAGGGCAATAACTGAAGAGCGATATTAATGTCTGTAAAGTTTATCTTGAAATCGAGTTTGCTGTTAAAGGGCGCAATTATTTAGTATTGCGTCCTTTTTTATGAATAAAGGTTGTCTGATCTAAGTGTATTTGAAATAATTGGTATTAAGTTAAAGGACAGGAATGTTGAATTAAGCTTTAATAAAGGAGAGTCCATTTGAAAAATACACGTAAATTATTCAATGGACTGCTTTTGCGGTAGTAATGTTAACTACTAATATAAGATTAGTGTTAGGTGTATCAGGGGTATCTCAGAATATAGGTTACAGTACACTTACTACTATAGCTTGGACAGGGGATGGTATAGGAATAAATTCACTTCTAATTTCCTACTTGTTTCCAGAGAAGTTTTGAACTCACAAATTTTCAAAGTACAACCAACCGGCAGAAGGCTAAAATAACATTACAGCAGTCCTTGGGTTATTCCAGAAAAATGCGCGCTTCACGAATAAGAAGCACGCCTTTCTTTCTGCTTTGGACTATACCTCTAATTAAGTTTGTATAGTGTTAATTATTGTACTTAACTAAATGGTTGGTCTGAGTGTGATGGAGCACAACTGTGTGGACGATTAATGAAGTATATGGCTTTTTGATTCCAAATAACTTCATGACCAAAGACGCTTTTTTCCAGACTATCATGGATTATTTGACAATTCATTTGGTATATTCCTTCTGCTTCGTTTGGAGCCCAAGGTATGCGATAATATTTGCCTTTTTTATTGCGTGTCCATAAGTTATTTATTAGTGTCTTATCAAACTCTGTATTTTCTGATGACCCATATAACTCTGCAGTGAAGTTGTTTTGTCCTGATGTCACAGTTACATTGGCCTTTTCACCATTTTTGCAAAGAGACATTTTTCCAATATCTGTATTATAGTTGTCTGACAATGACAAGATCCCTACCATAGAGAGTGGTGTTTGCGCTTTTACAGCTAAATAGTTACCATTTCCCTTATCTAATAACCACACAGCTTCTGGATATTTGACGTTTACTAATGGTATCTTCCATGGTTTCATATTCTCTATTGTAACGACCATTAAAGCACAACTCACTCTATTCTCTTCGACTTGTTGAAACGAAAAATCGCTCCCTGCTAACTCTATGGCTTTCTCTTTTGGTAAACTCCCCTTTAGAAAAAAACCGTTTGTTTCTAATCCTTGATAGGCATATTTACTGCTGTCATTTTTTTTACTCATATTATCTCCCCTTAAAATATTGTCCAATATTTGGAAATTCGAAATATTATAAAAAAACATATAGAAATTTCAGATCACTCTCGCAATTATTGCTGCTGATGCTCAATAGAATTGTCACATTAAAATATACACATTTGTGTAATGTCTTGATGTGAAGTATAATAATGAAAAATTGTTTGGTCAATAGGATTTCGGAAGTATACACATACCCTGTAAATATGTGTACTATATAAGGAGCTTGATATGAAAGAGACTAAGAATGAGTTATCTAAACGATCTCAACGTTTGATTAGAGAAGCGCTAATCGAACTTTTGAAGGAAAAAAAATATAAGAGTATAACAATTAAAGACATAGTACAGCAAGCTGAATTATCAAGAAAAACTTTTTATTTAAACTATGAATCAAAAGAAGAAGTAATTAGTCATCATATTGCATTACTTTATGAAAAACAACTTTCTGATTTCAACGATGATATAGATCCTATCAATTACATTATGGACACATATCTACGTATTTGGAATGAAAATATAGACTTGATAATATTGCTAAAGAAGCAAGAATTATCAGGCTTACTACGAATTTTAGAAAAAGAAATTGAAGAAGTTGGCCATAAAATGCATTGCAAAGCATTCATGAATCTAAGTGAGGTATCAAATTATTATGCATCTTCATATTATGCAGGTGCTATGTTAAGTATTTTGGATAAGTGGGCTGATACCGGAATGCAGGAAAATATTGAAACGATTAGAGAAGTTTTCTTTGAATTGATGAGATTTAGCTTACCGACTTCTTCCATAAAATGAACTAAAGAGGGAAACAGTGGTTTTAGTATTGCTAATGAGTATCGCAATCTCTATCTGTCTATTGTTTTTATCTAATCTTTATAAAACCACCTCAGTATACTATAATGAACAAGTGGGCTCATTAATCAAAGAACATAATACACGTTCTCTCGAATCCGAGTCTTCAGCTATTGGGCGCCATTCTGAAATAAGAGAGTGGCTTTTTTTATTTGGCTCTTTTCGTATACATTGTTGCTATTTCATCTGATTTTTGACTTAATCCTCCATTTCACTGTTGATTTCTATCAAAAACAGACGAAATGATGCCCGAAACAAAGCTATATCATAGATATTAAACTGATACGAAAAGCCACAATCTTTACGAAAACAGCCTTTTATTTTAAGGATTGAACAAGTAAGACTAATGTAATGTAATCAATCAAGAGTGTTGATTAACCAATTAAATCCAGTGAAAAACTACAAAAAAGGACGCCTTTTCTGTAAAATTGTTGTTACCAGACAAACAATTTAGAAAAGGAGCGTCCCTATGAAACAGTCTATCACCTTCCCGAATTTGATTCAAAAGTTAATTTTGCCAGAAGAGATTGAAATCGTCACAAAACTCACTGGTTATAAGGATACAAGTACTAAATTAGATGTAATGACACTCGTTTGTTATTTTGTTTGTGCTGCTGCTAATGAATGGAAAAGCTACCGTCAAAGTGCTGATGTTGGAAGAAAACACGGATTACCTCAAGTCAATTATTCTACGTTTTCAAAGAAAGGAAGTCATGTCCCTTATCAATTGATAAAAGAACTATTTAACCTTATCGTTTCCAAATGCAATCGTGCGACAAGAAGGTCTTTAAAAATCCCCAAGAAACTACTACTCGTTGATTCTACTACGATTACGGTTGGAAAAACTCGTCTTTCATGGGGAGCGCTCTGGCATCAAGCTCCATGTGGCGTTTACAGAAGAAACCGAAATGCCTCTTAAGGTAATCGAAACCATCGCAAGGAAACATGATGGACCAATAGGCGAAGAGCTTGTCGATGAACGTTTTATTCTCGTTGAAGACCGTGCGTACGGAAAACGGTCTCGTTTTGATCAATTTCTTCAGGAAGATCAATCGTTTTTGAATCGTCTTAAATCAAATGTTGAAATCGTTAATCCAAAGTCCCTTCAACGAATGGAAAGGGATGGTTCAAACGTGAATCGAGATACCACATGTAAGCTCGGGACCAAACAATGCCGAACTTCCAACAGACATCGAGTGGTGTTTTTTCACGATGATAAGGGATAAGAAATTCGAGTCGTTCCCGATTTAATGCATGTTTCTTCAGAAGACATTGCGGACATGTATAAAGCACGTTGGAAGATTGAAACGTTTTTTCGCTGGATTAAACAAAATCTTAATGTTCCTGTGCTTTTTGGAACGACGGAGAACGCCGTTTATAATCAGCTATTTTCTGCACGTATCGCATACGTTTTACTCAAATGGCTGTATCAGAATACTTCAAAACGAGAAGTAAAAACAAAACTTTCATTTATCTCATTTAAAAGATTTCTTTTAATAGATGATTTTCCTATTGATTGGTTCTCCGAAATGATCGTAGCTTTAAAAAACACCAGGCTTTTCTACGAGAATAGTCTGCCTAAAAATGGATAATCAACACGCCTGATATTCTCCATCAAAAAAACAGATACACAAGGTATCTGCCTGTTTATGAGGGGGGGCATTCCACACTTAGGCATCACTTGAATGATTATTCTTTGAAAATAGACAGAGCACTCCCCTGAAATGGAGCGATTTCTATCCAGTTCATTAACGAATTATCAACAAGTGATCCACATGTAAAATTTTCCTCCCCTTTCTTCCATCTCTTCCCTATATTTTATTCCAAATTAAAGGAAGAATCAACTTCTTTTAATAGAGCACTGAAAAAGTGACATTTTAAAGAAAAAGAAGCCAAGAACCTACTTCATATAAGTCCTTAGCTTCTTAAATCTTCTGACAATATACTAACAGTTACTTTTTCAGCGGCCTAATTTTAACAGGTCTCTTTTGTATAGATTATTGCTTTATACGTTATAATCTATGAAATTCTCCATTTTCATATGAATTCTGTTCAAAAATAGACAAAATGATACTCCTAAACTTTTCCTTTTAATGTAAACAAACTGCTGCGAAAACAACCCTAATAAAAGGGTCTCATTTAATTAGCTCGCTTTTCTAGATCCTTCGCCGTTTGACTCGTTTCTACGTCTTTCTCATCCTTTAATGTTCCAAAAATCGCATCCACAAAAGGAGTCGACACCCCGTACCAATAGTTTTCATTTTTATAATGATGCAGGATATGTGTTTTTTTCAGCCACACGCCAAATTGGGTTTTCGGTTTGATCGGACGATGAGCAATATAGTGCTTCCATTCATAAACGAGGAACATAATCATGAGTCCGAGACTAAATGTTAATGTCCACATAAATTCGCCTGTTACCAAATAAAAAATTAGAGCTAGCACAGATAAATTAGGAAGACTGTACCAAATCGGTAGAAACAAGAGTTTCAAATCATTTGGCGTTTTATGATGATCATAATGTAACCGCTTTAATAATTTTAAAAAGAAAGGATTTTTTGGCGCTTTTAAGTGAAAAAGGAAGCGATGCGTAAAATATTCACTAAACATAAACGTCACAACCCCGACACTTAAAAAGAGTAGAGTTGCGAAAGAAAACCCGACTATTCCAACATAGATTGCGATACCGATAAAAATCAAAACCATGATCAAAATATCGATATGCATGAAAAAATCACGATATAGCCCTTTAGATTTCACCATTTTCCCTCCTTGTTTTTTCCTTCCATAACGCTACGCTTGCTGTCATCATATTCTGCGTGATCAATTCAATTTGCCCAAGGTCATTTCTCAATAGAGAGTCTAATAAATCCTGATAGAAGTTCAAAGATAATTGGCGATGCGTTTTTTCTTGAAAATACGTCTCCCCCATTTTCAAATAGACATCATTGAAGGTGTTAAGAATAAAGAGATAGACCGGGTTAGGTGACAAAGCGGCTAAGTTACGTTGTAAACCCCAATCAAACATCGCATAGCTCAGCGGATCATTTTCTAATTCATCTAAGTTCGAAAACAACGAAATTACGCTGAGTGGATGATGTAAAACGGCATCCTTTATATAGGCTGGCGTTAAGGAAATCCGTACCTCCAACATATGTTGAATAAAGTTATCCGGAATACGATCATACATTTGAACCATACGGACAATTGTTAATAAGTTGCCGTTTCGCTTGTAATTTCTCACAATCGAAGGCATTCCTTTTCGTTGTGTGATCCAGCCATCCCGTTCTAGACGTTGCAAGACCTCACGCACAGCCGGTCTACCTACCTGAAAATGAGCTGCCAATTCTCTTTCTGGCAATAATGGTTCATCTTGCTTAAACTCACCTTCTAATATTGCCTGTATGATTTGCTTCTCCAAGACATCTGAGGACCGTTCACTCAATAAATACACCCCTTTGGTAAGACCAATTTTTTTATTGGTAATACCAAATTAAGCTATTTTGCTCTTTTTGTCAAACTATTCTTATATTTATTCAAGGACATGGGGACAGTTTACTGTCCTCATGTCCACAAAAGAAAGCATTAGCAGTTCAAATGTTTTGGAGAAAATCAAAAAACATAGGTTAAATAACATATAAATTAGCGATACGGTTAATAATGTAAATAGCATACAAAAAAGCTTAAGGGAATTTTTTAACCTCAAGCTTTTTAACCTTGATCTGGTATGTTGTTTCTTTAATTAATACCTTATTAGCTTACTAGGAACGTTCGTACTTGAACCAATTTCACTTAAAGTACATTCTCACCATAGACAATTTTGATTGCCGAAATGATACCTAGGGTGCAAATTGCTATGCTGTTTACAATGTTTCTCCTCTAAAAAGAGAACTCCCACTAACAAGGAGTTCCCTAAATTGATGACAAAAATCAACACAAAAATGGAAGAGTTACATACAAAGTAAACGACTTAAATATTCATTCACAAACAACCCCTTAGGGTCCATTTGCTCCCTTAATTTTATAAACGCTGGCAACATCGGATATAGGCGAATCAAGTCATCATAGGTCATCGTATGAAGCTTTGCCCAGTGTGGCCTTCCGTCGTACTCTTGAAAAATTCGTTCTACTTTGTGGAAATATTTCTCATATGGCATCCCTTTATACATATGGACCGCAATATAAGCAGATTCTCGTTGGTACGCAGGGCTTAACCATAGGTCATCTTCTTTTACAAACCGACATTCTACCGGAAAATGAACAGCTATATTTTCTTGCTTAATCATTTCTAATATTTTTTCTAATACTGGTCTTATGTTTTGTCTTGGTACACAATATTCCATTTCATTAAACTTGACTGTACGAACGGTTGAGAACAATTCGAAGCTAGGACCTATCATCGCCGTATTAGGGACGGATTTTGCGGAAAATCGACTAATCAAGGATGACAAGGAGGGTTTGATGCGAGCTATTTCACTTAAGATTGAATAGGCACTGTTTTCAAGTTTACTGGCTTTCCATTTTTCAAACGCATAAGATGAACCTTGCTCAGAGGTTTTATTCATCCTTTTTACTTGTATCATCGAAGAGTAGGGAAAGGCATAAAATTCAAAGTGTTCATTCTCCTCAAGTAAGCGTGGTAACTCCCTTAGCGCAGTATCAAGTTCCATGCGCTGACTAGTATGTTTATAGTTTTGTTTGGGGACAATTCTAAGTTTCAATTTAACAACGATTCCTAATAATCCAAGAGACAAGGCATGCGCTGGAAAAACCTCTGGATGTAGTTTTCTAGAAAAGGATGTAACCCGGCCGTTTGCTAAAACGATCGTGACTTCCTCAATCTGTGTAGATAATACACCATGGTCAACACCAGTTCCGTGAGTACCTGTTAATAGCGCTCCACTAACAGACTGTACATTTATATCTCCTAAATTCTCTTGTGAATAGCCCAATTCATGTAATTCGCTACCCAGTCTAGATAACTTTGTCCCTGCCCAGACTTCTGCAGTCAACTCATTCTCATCCACTTCTATTACGCCCTGTAAATGATCCAAAGATAGTAGAATATCATTCGTTTTAATTAGTGGCGTAAAAGAATGGCCGGAACCAATGACACGAATTTTTCGATTTTGAGAAGAAGCG
The sequence above is drawn from the Bacillus sp. 2205SS5-2 genome and encodes:
- a CDS encoding DUF1540 domain-containing protein; the encoded protein is MAQEILCEVMNCVHNRGGKKCGASQIFVVSHKGERAKNSEETDCKTFEPSV
- a CDS encoding TetR/AcrR family transcriptional regulator; this encodes MKETKNELSKRSQRLIREALIELLKEKKYKSITIKDIVQQAELSRKTFYLNYESKEEVISHHIALLYEKQLSDFNDDIDPINYIMDTYLRIWNENIDLIILLKKQELSGLLRILEKEIEEVGHKMHCKAFMNLSEVSNYYASSYYAGAMLSILDKWADTGMQENIETIREVFFELMRFSLPTSSIK
- a CDS encoding MFS transporter; this encodes MWKNKNVWILLSGEFIAGLGLWLGIIGNLEFMQEKVPSDFVKSLILAAGLLAGLVVGPLAGRITDQTKKKTVMLVSGFTRSISVLFMLVAIATDSVLWMIVFLVSIQISAAFYFPALQAAIPLIVKDKDLLQMNGVHMNVSTLSRIAGTAIAGIFIVIMSLSMLYTLSLIAYLGLFFLTWFLTIDEENTEEAKQTNPNNSNGFKDVFPVIKGLPIVFMTLVMTLIPLLFIGGFNLMVINISELQDSSAIKGWIYTAEGIAFMTGAFFVKRISLRQSPYRILFFFSFVIGISQLLLYFAQIPLMSVVAFVIFGFSVGCFFPTAATIFQTRVPKEFHGRFFSFRNMLDRLIFQAVLLVTGLLLDLIGLRLMGIILGCFSIIMTSFFYSRYRYYRQKLQIEQTN
- the tnpA gene encoding IS200/IS605 family transposase, with amino-acid sequence MGEYRRTKTTLSLINYHFVFCPRYRRKIFLQTKVEERFKQLVQEISVELDIEIIAIECDKDHS
- a CDS encoding sterol desaturase family protein; amino-acid sequence: MVKSKGLYRDFFMHIDILIMVLIFIGIAIYVGIVGFSFATLLFLSVGVVTFMFSEYFTHRFLFHLKAPKNPFFLKLLKRLHYDHHKTPNDLKLLFLPIWYSLPNLSVLALIFYLVTGEFMWTLTFSLGLMIMFLVYEWKHYIAHRPIKPKTQFGVWLKKTHILHHYKNENYWYGVSTPFVDAIFGTLKDEKDVETSQTAKDLEKRAN
- a CDS encoding D-arabinono-1,4-lactone oxidase, giving the protein MLSLKETPQAMKNWSESLQFQPQIIQKPTSIEEIVEIVNIASSQNRKIRVIGSGHSFTPLIKTNDILLSLDHLQGVIEVDENELTAEVWAGTKLSRLGSELHELGYSQENLGDINVQSVSGALLTGTHGTGVDHGVLSTQIEEVTIVLANGRVTSFSRKLHPEVFPAHALSLGLLGIVVKLKLRIVPKQNYKHTSQRMELDTALRELPRLLEENEHFEFYAFPYSSMIQVKRMNKTSEQGSSYAFEKWKASKLENSAYSILSEIARIKPSLSSLISRFSAKSVPNTAMIGPSFELFSTVRTVKFNEMEYCVPRQNIRPVLEKILEMIKQENIAVHFPVECRFVKEDDLWLSPAYQRESAYIAVHMYKGMPYEKYFHKVERIFQEYDGRPHWAKLHTMTYDDLIRLYPMLPAFIKLREQMDPKGLFVNEYLSRLLCM
- a CDS encoding GntR family transcriptional regulator, encoding MSERSSDVLEKQIIQAILEGEFKQDEPLLPERELAAHFQVGRPAVREVLQRLERDGWITQRKGMPSIVRNYKRNGNLLTIVRMVQMYDRIPDNFIQHMLEVRISLTPAYIKDAVLHHPLSVISLFSNLDELENDPLSYAMFDWGLQRNLAALSPNPVYLFILNTFNDVYLKMGETYFQEKTHRQLSLNFYQDLLDSLLRNDLGQIELITQNMMTASVALWKEKTRRENGEI
- a CDS encoding PH domain-containing protein — protein: MFKKLASDALGLSDIGTIISPEDFDKTDADDYVMHEDDEKIYFLIKTKADEYCFTNVALIHVDGESAISSKRTLKRYSYSKYKIANVLLETAGKIDMDVEIKFQIGNENFDIDVRKDQIEQLKDLYKALVKISEMTEENNIYIDMASDSLDKAVSVLQNSRTDDAKLAETYRELTDFGFTWMTSVREQYHVKDYGEVFEKYINN